The Impatiens glandulifera chromosome 3, dImpGla2.1, whole genome shotgun sequence genome contains a region encoding:
- the LOC124931474 gene encoding uncharacterized protein LOC124931474, with protein sequence MATTATFAIGIQIQFINQHQKVTVPIPSSRPFTKHPFSISTSSSILIHPRRQQRRRQQLVVVKAAETGSMNQPIEKLGVKVHTNPPESKLSQLGVRTWPKWGCPPSDFPWTYSSKETCYLLKGKVKVYPEGSDEAVEIAAGDLVEFPKGMNCRWLVSETVDKHYKFE encoded by the exons ATGGCGACTACTGCAACCTTTGCAATTGggattcaaattcaatttattaatcagCATCAGAAGGTAACTGTTCCCATCCCTAGCTCCAGGCCTTTTACCAAACACCCTTTTTCAATCTCTACATCTTCTTCCATTCTCATCCACCCAAGAAGACAGCAGCGGCGGCGGCAGCAGTTGGTTGTGGTGAAAGCAGCTGAAACCGGAAGTATGAACCAACCCATTGAAAAGCTTGGGGTTAAGGTCCACACCAACCCTCCCGAATCAAAGCTCTCCCAACTCGGAGTCCGAACCTGGCCCAA ATGGGGATGCCCTCCAAGTGATTTTCCATGGACATACAGCAGCAAAGAGACATGCTATCTGCTCAAGGGGAAGGTGAAGGTCTACCCCGAGGGATCGGATGAGGCTGTAGAGATAGCTGCTGGCGATTTGGTTGAGTTCCCCAAGGGGATGAACTGTCGATGGCTGGTTTCCGAGACTGTTGACAAGCATTACAAATTCGAATAA
- the LOC124928977 gene encoding uncharacterized protein LOC124928977 gives MADNLTDMKAILEKVGVKFERNPSEARLLELGVSSWPIYEAEAGEKIPVCFEMNEIMYFLEGKVTITCEGLDGSFEIVAGNLIEFLKGMNITWHVTEAVKKRYHNE, from the exons ATGGCAGACAATCTTACAGATATGAAGGCAATTCTGGAGAAAGTGGGAGTAAAATTTGAAAGGAATCCTTCAGAAGCAAGGTTGTTAGAGCTCGGTGTTTCATCGTGGCCCAT ATATGAAGCAGAGGCCGGCGAGAAGATCCCAGTGTGCTTTGAAATGAATGAGATAATGTATTTTCTGGAGGGTAAAGTGACTATTACATGTGAAGGGTTGGATGGAAGCTTCGAGATTGTGGCTGGTAATCTGATTGAGTTTCTAAAAGGAATGAATATCACTTGGCATGTTACCGAAGCTGTCAAGAAACGCTATCACAATGAGTAA
- the LOC124932655 gene encoding WUSCHEL-related homeobox 4-like has protein sequence MGSTRTRLTMKIHPFFSRGSLLNHDSIHSSSSSSSSNLSLGCKRLRPLAPKKLQDNDEYEYDPPPDLKSFIKLPDSSPRNTAAISDHVHRIIRQPSAQMETTSSTVVQGAGTSTSRWNPTQEQIGILEMLYKGGMRTPNAQQIEQITVQLGKYGKIEGKNVFYWFQNHKARERQKQKRNSCLTVLSHSPPTPSPLPSTVINIARLVDHDHLVERESDSPYNKIRKCSSWPFDQVLEEEEDQMKNDHGGKTTLELFPLHPEGRRCMMS, from the exons atgggatcAACAAGAACAAGATTAACTATGAAGATTCATCCTTTCTTCTCACGTGGCAGCCTCTTGAACCATGATTCAATTcactcctcctcctcctcttcttcctctAATCTCTCTCTTGGCTGCAAACGTTTACGTCCCCTCGCCCCCAAGAAGCTACAAGACAATGACGAGTACGAATATGATCCCCCACCCGACCTCAAAAGCTTCATTAAACTCCCCGACAGCTCCCCCAGAAACACAGCTGCAATATCTGACCATGTCCACAGAATTATTAGACAACCCTCTGCTCAG ATGGAGACGACGTCATCCACGGTGGTTCAAGGAGCAGGGACGTCGACATCGAGGTGGAATCCGACACAAGAGCAAATCGGGATACTAGAAATGCTTTATAAAGGTGGAATGCGAACACCAAATGCGCAGCAAATCGAACAGATAACTGTTCAACTTGGAAAGTATGGGAAGATTGAAGGGAAGAATGTCTTTTACTGGTTTCAAAATCATAAGGCTCGGGAAAGACAGAAACAGAAGCGAAACAGCTGCTTAACAGTACTCAGCCACAGCCCTCCCACTCCTTCTCCTCTTCCGTCCACTGTTATTAATATTGCAAGG TTAGTTGATCATGATCATCTTGTAGAAAGAGAATCAGATAGTCCATATAATAAGATCAGAAAATGCAGTTCCTGGCCATTTGATCAGGTTTTGGAGGAGGAAGAAGATCAGATGAAGAATGATCATGGAGGAAAGACTACTTTGGAGCTTTTCCCATTACACCCTGAAGGAAGAAGATGCATGATGTCATGA
- the LOC124932748 gene encoding uncharacterized protein LOC124932748, with translation MNYKSRAFVLVLLPILISASVVFLIGWYYNSSEIRATVTTMEKEEDIVVVVTEPKAILEKFGVKIERNPSEATLSELGVSSWPKYSSEPKKMPWSFKRKEKMYILEGKVRVSVDDGLDDGSSCFEIGAGNLIEFPKGMSITWHMIEPLKKHYHLEEEDDY, from the exons atgaattataaaagtCGAGCGTTTGTCCTGGTGCTGCTGCCGATTCTTATTTCTGCATCTGTTGTTTTTCTGATCGGTTGGTACTACAACTCCTCTGAGATTAGGGCGACGGTCACTACtatggaaaaagaagaagacattgttgttgttgttacaGAGCCGAAGGCGATTCTCGAGAAATTTGGAGTGAAAATTGAAAGGAATCCTTCAGAAGCAACGCTGTCTGAGCTCGGTGTTTCATCGTGGCCAAA ATATAGCTCGGAGCCGAAGAAGATGCCATGGAGCTTCAAAAGGAAGGAGAAAATGTATATTTTGGAAGGAAAAGTTAGGGTTTCAGTTGATGATGGGCTGGATGATGGAAGCAGCTGCTTTGAGATAGGAGCTGGTAATCTGATTGAGTTTCCAAAAGGAATGAGTATCACTTGGCATATGATTGAACCTCTCAAGAAGCACTATCATCTCGAGGAAGAAGATGACTACTGA